The following proteins come from a genomic window of Pseudomonas cichorii:
- a CDS encoding YbdD/YjiX family protein codes for MFNDLSRLGKYLGQAARLMVGMPDYDTYVEHMQTKHPDKPLMSYEEFFRERQEARYGGKGGPKCC; via the coding sequence ATGTTCAATGACCTGAGTCGCCTCGGGAAATACCTCGGTCAGGCCGCACGCCTGATGGTGGGCATGCCGGACTACGACACCTATGTCGAGCACATGCAGACCAAGCACCCGGACAAGCCGTTGATGAGCTACGAGGAGTTCTTTCGCGAACGCCAGGAAGCTCGTTACGGCGGCAAGGGTGGTCCCAAGTGTTGCTGA
- the ettA gene encoding energy-dependent translational throttle protein EttA: MAQYVFTMHRLSKVVPPKREILKNISLSFFPGAKIGVLGLNGSGKSTLLKIMAGVDTEFDGEARPMPELNVGYLPQEPQLDPNKTVREVVEEAVSVIKDAQARLDQVYAEYAEPDADFDKLAAEQAKLEAILQAGDGHNLERQLEVAADALRLPAWDAKVSVLSGGEKRRVALCRLLLSAPDMLLLDEPTNHLDADSVAWLEHFLHDFPGTVVAITHDRYFLDNVAGWILELDRGAGIPYEGNYSGWLEAKSDRLAQESKQQSAHEKAMKDELEWVRKGAKARQSKSKARLQRFEEMQSQEFQKRSETNEIYIPAGPRLGDKVIEFKNVSKGYGDRVLIDNLSFAMPKGAIVGVIGGNGAGKSTLFRMLMGKETPDSGSIEIGETVQLACVDQSRDDLDGSKTVFQQISDGSDQIRIGNYEIPSRTYVGRFNFKGGDQQKFVKDLSGGERGRLHLALTLKEGGNVLLLDEPSNDLDVETLRSLEEALLDFPGAAIVISHDRWFLDRVATHILAYEDDSQAVFFEGNYTEYEADRKKRLGDAAAQPHRVRHKKLA, encoded by the coding sequence ATGGCTCAATACGTCTTTACCATGCATCGGCTGAGCAAAGTTGTGCCGCCGAAGCGGGAAATCCTGAAGAACATCTCCCTTTCCTTCTTCCCGGGCGCCAAGATCGGCGTGCTGGGTCTCAACGGTTCGGGTAAATCCACGCTGTTGAAAATCATGGCTGGCGTCGATACCGAGTTCGACGGCGAAGCACGTCCGATGCCCGAGCTGAACGTGGGTTATCTGCCGCAAGAGCCACAACTTGACCCGAACAAGACCGTTCGTGAAGTGGTCGAGGAAGCGGTCAGCGTCATCAAAGACGCTCAGGCCCGCCTGGATCAGGTCTACGCCGAATACGCCGAGCCGGATGCCGACTTCGACAAACTGGCTGCCGAACAGGCCAAGCTGGAAGCGATCCTGCAGGCTGGCGATGGCCATAACCTGGAGCGCCAACTGGAAGTCGCCGCCGATGCGCTGCGTCTGCCCGCCTGGGATGCCAAGGTTTCCGTGTTGTCCGGTGGTGAAAAGCGCCGTGTTGCCTTGTGCCGCCTGCTGCTGTCCGCACCGGACATGCTGTTGCTCGACGAACCGACCAACCACCTGGATGCCGATTCCGTCGCCTGGCTTGAGCACTTCCTGCACGACTTCCCGGGCACTGTGGTCGCGATCACGCACGACCGTTACTTCCTGGATAACGTCGCCGGCTGGATTCTGGAGCTCGACCGCGGTGCGGGCATTCCATATGAAGGTAACTATTCGGGCTGGCTGGAAGCCAAGTCCGATCGTCTGGCCCAGGAATCCAAGCAGCAGTCGGCTCATGAAAAAGCCATGAAAGACGAGCTGGAGTGGGTTCGCAAAGGTGCCAAGGCGCGTCAGTCCAAGTCCAAGGCCCGCCTGCAACGCTTTGAAGAAATGCAATCGCAGGAATTCCAGAAGCGCAGCGAAACCAACGAGATCTACATTCCCGCCGGTCCGCGTCTGGGTGACAAGGTTATCGAGTTCAAGAACGTCTCCAAAGGCTATGGCGACCGCGTGCTGATCGACAACCTGTCGTTTGCCATGCCTAAAGGCGCCATTGTCGGCGTGATCGGTGGTAACGGTGCCGGTAAGTCGACTCTGTTCCGCATGCTGATGGGCAAGGAAACACCGGACTCGGGCAGTATCGAAATCGGTGAAACCGTGCAACTGGCCTGTGTCGATCAGAGCCGTGACGACCTGGACGGCAGCAAGACCGTGTTCCAGCAGATTTCCGACGGTTCGGATCAGATCCGCATCGGCAACTACGAAATCCCGTCGCGCACCTACGTGGGGCGCTTCAACTTCAAGGGCGGCGACCAGCAGAAGTTCGTCAAGGACCTTTCCGGTGGTGAGCGCGGTCGCTTGCACCTGGCACTGACCTTGAAGGAAGGCGGCAACGTGTTGCTGCTCGATGAACCGTCCAACGACCTGGACGTTGAAACCCTGCGTTCCCTGGAAGAAGCCCTGCTGGACTTCCCGGGCGCCGCCATTGTGATCTCTCACGATCGGTGGTTCCTGGACCGTGTGGCAACCCACATCCTGGCGTACGAAGACGATTCGCAAGCGGTCTTCTTTGAAGGCAACTACACCGAATACGAAGCCGATCGTAAAAAGCGTCTGGGTGATGCAGCGGCACAGCCGCATCGTGTTCGCCACAAGAAGCTGGCCTGA
- a CDS encoding aminotransferase class I/II-fold pyridoxal phosphate-dependent enzyme, protein MTVQSPKVRFQAFVSFGATHHQKLYGFSAYCHVTLSCSAASAGILPLLASGVFTNGMAPTMIFDKHAHYSMNHIKAACADETDVMTLNHNDMDQLETLCKSHKKIAYVADGVYSMGGVADMESLIYLKEKYGMFLYLDDSHAITALGANGMGHVRSWLPCQDDSTIVVASLGKAFGAGGGMAMLGSEQQKKLIYRYGGPSNWSQSLNAAAIGAGRASIALHRTGEIDELQKKLQRNIQRFDSLIVTDQIGSYSPIRLIRCPGANVANHIAAELSNNGFFTSAVFFPVVAQNKPAIRITFRADMSAGLIDEFCARVKRFLGTTELASHTAQYQLP, encoded by the coding sequence ATGACCGTTCAATCACCGAAAGTACGATTTCAGGCTTTCGTTTCTTTTGGTGCTACCCATCACCAAAAACTCTATGGCTTTAGTGCGTATTGTCATGTCACCCTGTCGTGCAGTGCCGCCAGCGCTGGAATATTGCCTTTGTTAGCCTCTGGAGTTTTTACGAATGGGATGGCTCCCACCATGATTTTCGACAAGCATGCGCATTACTCAATGAACCATATAAAGGCAGCATGCGCAGACGAAACGGATGTCATGACACTGAATCACAACGACATGGATCAACTCGAGACATTATGTAAATCTCACAAAAAGATTGCTTATGTTGCTGATGGTGTCTACAGCATGGGAGGTGTTGCGGATATGGAAAGCCTCATCTATCTGAAAGAGAAATATGGGATGTTTCTGTATCTCGACGACTCTCATGCCATCACGGCTTTGGGAGCAAATGGAATGGGCCATGTGAGATCATGGCTACCCTGCCAGGATGACAGCACTATTGTCGTGGCGTCTCTCGGAAAGGCTTTTGGCGCTGGAGGTGGAATGGCCATGCTGGGTAGTGAGCAGCAGAAAAAACTGATCTACCGGTACGGCGGCCCCAGCAACTGGTCTCAGAGTCTTAATGCTGCCGCTATCGGTGCAGGAAGAGCTTCGATAGCCTTGCATCGCACAGGTGAGATTGATGAGTTGCAAAAAAAGCTGCAGCGCAATATCCAACGCTTTGATTCACTGATTGTTACAGATCAAATAGGAAGCTATTCGCCGATCAGGCTGATACGTTGCCCTGGTGCCAATGTTGCAAATCATATTGCTGCCGAACTCTCCAATAATGGATTTTTTACTTCTGCTGTGTTTTTTCCAGTAGTAGCACAAAATAAGCCTGCGATAAGAATCACGTTCAGAGCAGATATGTCCGCTGGCCTTATTGATGAGTTTTGCGCACGGGTGAAACGTTTTCTTGGCACAACAGAACTCGCCTCCCACACAGCCCAGTATCAACTACCTTAA
- a CDS encoding sensor domain-containing protein — translation MLALLLWQLLEQFHQTQERQRQRSLDYSTQLADRLSLNMALSAQITMNLLDEGTPSRSEIAPQKHPLQRLRETVPSLRSVAWLSPQGDVIRDSAETTLDGAFLKSALQQAVGRPYYYTSSEDGLQIYMFVHQADGLGGAYWAVRMAPDALKALIQQPSQDFQHLWRLESRLTQRVILRDASMQTDSGQAESVLLQPLSNSDWQLHGLFDAHKARQELIAPLIVKCVVGLLFSLLPLAAILSMRRRQRQLLKSRRRYQDIFEGAGVAICVLDMSDLPEQLETFQIRTTEDFDHFIETQPVLLKRLLQQIRITEVNQVALSLLNIKCGDEAWQQLIEGESRKRPGIGTQVIQAVLNRQQRLELEIRLTRESGQDQHLWLVLRLPETRSDHDAVILSIGDITSRKQIELSLQERERFWSDVVRTVPDHLYVQDVLSQRMIYSNHHLGQTLGYSKSELHAMGEFFWEILLHPEDAQSYQDMRLRQRHHGHNELLQCALRFRHKDTTWRCFDIREQALTRDKEDLVTRIIGVAKDITRQVEASQSLRDSEQRYRMLAESISDVIFSTDRLLEVNYVSPSVQSVLGYEADWVIQNGWGSTVANPQQLSGFYNLIARIKRVLDNPQELAKLRSAVPTQLYLFDCLRADGRKIPVELRLVLVWDEHGTFEGILGVGRDISTQRRAEKDLRMAATVFEHSTSAILITDPAGYIVQANDAFTRVSGYDVSQVLDQLPNMLTVDREQEAHLRYILKQLNQRGTWEGEVWLKRRNGEHYPAWVGITAVVDDEGDLASYVCFFSDISERKASEQRIYRLAYYDALTHLPNRTLFQDRLHSALQHAERQQAWVVLMFLDLDRFKPINDSLGHAAGDRMLKEMATRLLACVADDDTVARMGGDEFTLLLQPGATREIALNRAIHVAEQILNSLITPFVLEGREFFVTASIGIALSPQDGNELSQLMKNADTAMYHAKERGKNNFQFYQTDMNATALERLELESDLRHALEQQEFTIYYQPQFSGDGKRLTGAEALLRWRHPRRGLVPPSEFIPVLEELGLVVEVGDWVLAEACRQLKSWHQAKVRVPKVSVNISARQFSDGQLGKRIARMLGETGLPPACLELELTESILMREVSEAMQMLDGLKNLGLSIAVDDFGTGYSSLNYLKQFPIDVLKIDRTFVDGLPSGEQDAQIARAIIAMAHSLNLAVIAEGVETHEQLEFLREHGCDEVQGYLFGRPMPASQFEAQFSNDALFMFD, via the coding sequence ATGCTTGCACTGCTGTTGTGGCAACTGCTCGAGCAGTTTCACCAGACACAGGAGCGCCAGCGTCAGCGCAGTCTCGACTACAGTACGCAACTCGCAGACCGCTTGAGCCTCAACATGGCCCTGAGCGCGCAGATCACCATGAACCTGCTGGATGAAGGAACGCCATCCAGAAGCGAAATCGCTCCTCAGAAACATCCCCTGCAAAGGCTGCGAGAAACCGTACCGTCCTTGCGCAGCGTGGCATGGCTCAGTCCTCAGGGTGATGTGATCCGCGACAGCGCCGAAACCACACTGGACGGTGCATTTCTCAAGAGCGCGCTCCAGCAGGCAGTGGGTCGGCCTTATTACTACACCAGTTCCGAAGATGGCCTGCAGATCTACATGTTCGTGCATCAGGCCGACGGCCTCGGCGGCGCCTACTGGGCCGTACGCATGGCGCCGGATGCCCTCAAGGCACTGATACAGCAACCCAGCCAGGACTTTCAGCATCTGTGGCGGCTCGAAAGCCGCCTGACCCAGCGGGTCATCCTGCGCGACGCATCGATGCAGACCGATTCCGGGCAGGCAGAAAGCGTGCTGCTGCAACCCTTGAGCAACAGCGACTGGCAACTGCACGGCCTGTTCGATGCCCACAAGGCACGTCAGGAACTGATTGCGCCCCTGATCGTGAAATGCGTGGTCGGCCTGCTGTTTTCACTCCTGCCCCTGGCCGCCATTCTCAGCATGCGTCGCCGCCAGCGCCAACTGCTGAAAAGTCGCCGCCGTTATCAGGACATTTTCGAAGGCGCAGGCGTTGCCATCTGCGTACTGGACATGTCCGACCTGCCTGAGCAGCTCGAAACCTTCCAGATCCGAACCACAGAAGACTTCGATCACTTTATCGAGACACAACCGGTGCTGCTGAAGCGACTGCTGCAGCAGATACGCATCACAGAGGTCAATCAGGTTGCCCTGAGCCTGTTGAATATCAAGTGCGGCGATGAAGCCTGGCAGCAACTGATAGAAGGCGAATCGCGCAAGCGGCCCGGCATCGGCACCCAGGTGATTCAGGCGGTTCTGAACCGACAGCAACGACTCGAACTGGAAATCCGCCTCACCCGTGAGTCCGGCCAGGACCAGCATCTATGGCTGGTATTGCGCTTGCCTGAAACCCGGTCCGACCATGACGCTGTCATCCTGAGCATCGGCGACATCACCAGCCGCAAGCAGATCGAACTGTCATTGCAGGAGCGCGAGCGCTTCTGGTCGGATGTGGTCCGCACCGTGCCCGATCACCTGTATGTCCAGGACGTGCTCAGCCAGCGCATGATCTACAGCAACCACCATCTGGGGCAGACGCTGGGCTACAGCAAGAGCGAACTGCACGCCATGGGCGAGTTTTTCTGGGAAATCCTGCTGCACCCCGAGGATGCCCAGAGCTATCAGGACATGCGCCTGCGCCAACGCCATCACGGGCACAACGAACTGCTGCAATGTGCCCTGCGCTTTCGTCACAAGGACACTACCTGGCGTTGCTTCGATATCCGCGAACAAGCCCTGACCCGGGACAAGGAAGATCTGGTCACCCGCATCATCGGCGTCGCCAAGGACATCACACGCCAGGTCGAGGCCAGTCAGTCCTTGCGCGACAGCGAGCAGCGCTACCGGATGCTCGCCGAAAGCATCAGTGATGTGATCTTCTCTACCGACAGGCTGCTGGAAGTCAACTATGTCAGCCCCTCGGTGCAAAGCGTTCTGGGCTACGAAGCCGACTGGGTTATCCAGAACGGCTGGGGCTCCACCGTTGCCAACCCGCAGCAGCTATCAGGCTTCTACAACCTGATAGCGCGCATCAAGCGGGTGCTCGACAACCCTCAGGAACTGGCGAAGCTGCGCAGCGCTGTTCCCACCCAGCTGTACCTGTTCGATTGCCTGCGTGCCGATGGCCGCAAGATCCCGGTAGAGCTGCGACTGGTTCTGGTCTGGGATGAGCACGGAACATTCGAAGGCATACTGGGCGTGGGCCGCGATATCAGCACCCAGCGTCGCGCCGAAAAAGACCTGCGAATGGCAGCTACGGTTTTCGAGCACTCGACGTCCGCGATCCTGATTACCGACCCGGCGGGTTATATCGTCCAGGCCAACGACGCCTTCACTCGGGTCAGCGGCTATGACGTGTCACAAGTGCTCGATCAATTACCGAACATGCTTACCGTGGATCGAGAGCAGGAAGCCCACCTGCGCTACATCCTCAAACAACTGAACCAGCGCGGCACCTGGGAAGGCGAAGTCTGGCTCAAGCGTCGCAATGGCGAGCATTACCCGGCCTGGGTCGGCATCACGGCCGTGGTGGATGATGAAGGCGACCTGGCCAGCTATGTGTGCTTCTTCAGCGATATCAGCGAGCGCAAGGCCAGCGAACAGCGCATTTACCGCCTGGCCTATTACGACGCCCTGACCCACCTGCCCAACCGCACACTGTTCCAGGACCGCCTGCATTCGGCCCTGCAACATGCAGAAAGACAGCAGGCCTGGGTGGTTCTCATGTTCCTGGACCTGGATCGCTTCAAGCCGATCAACGACTCCCTGGGCCACGCCGCCGGCGACCGCATGCTCAAGGAAATGGCCACCCGGCTGCTGGCCTGTGTCGCCGACGATGACACGGTCGCGCGCATGGGCGGCGATGAGTTCACCCTGCTGCTGCAACCGGGAGCCACCCGCGAGATCGCGCTCAATCGTGCGATCCACGTGGCCGAGCAGATCCTCAACAGCCTGATCACGCCTTTCGTGCTGGAAGGCCGTGAGTTCTTCGTGACCGCCAGTATCGGCATCGCCCTGAGCCCGCAGGACGGCAACGAACTGAGCCAGTTGATGAAGAACGCCGACACCGCGATGTACCACGCCAAGGAGCGCGGCAAGAACAACTTCCAGTTCTACCAGACCGACATGAACGCCACCGCCCTGGAACGTCTGGAGCTGGAAAGCGACCTGCGCCATGCCCTGGAGCAGCAAGAGTTCACGATCTACTACCAGCCTCAGTTCAGCGGCGACGGCAAACGCCTGACCGGCGCCGAAGCCCTGCTGCGCTGGCGGCATCCACGCCGCGGCCTGGTGCCGCCCAGCGAGTTCATCCCGGTTCTGGAAGAACTCGGTCTGGTGGTGGAAGTCGGGGACTGGGTACTGGCCGAAGCCTGTCGTCAGCTCAAGAGCTGGCATCAGGCAAAAGTGCGGGTCCCCAAGGTATCGGTGAATATTTCCGCAAGACAGTTTTCGGACGGCCAGCTCGGCAAGCGTATCGCCCGGATGCTGGGCGAAACCGGTCTGCCACCGGCTTGCCTGGAGCTGGAACTGACCGAAAGTATCCTGATGCGCGAAGTCAGCGAAGCCATGCAAATGCTCGACGGCCTGAAGAATCTTGGCCTGAGCATCGCGGTCGATGACTTCGGCACCGGCTATTCATCGTTGAACTACCTCAAGCAGTTCCCGATTGACGTACTGAAAATCGACCGCACCTTCGTCGATGGCCTGCCATCGGGCGAACAGGACGCACAGATTGCCCGCGCCATCATCGCCATGGCTCACAGCCTGAACCTTGCGGTCATCGCCGAAGGCGTCGAAACCCACGAACAGCTGGAGTTCCTACGCGAACACGGCTGCGACGAAGTCCAGGGCTACCTCTTCGGCCGCCCGATGCCGGCTTCGCAGTTCGAGGCGCAGTTCAGCAATGATGCGTTGTTCATGTTCGACTAG
- the yjiA gene encoding GTPase, with amino-acid sequence MTVAQPIPVTVLTGFLGAGKTTLLRHLLKAEHGLKIAVIENEFSDAGIDSQLLGTDPVQIMTLSNGCVCCTIHTDLTKALYLLLERLDSGEIAFDRLVIECTGLADPAPVAQTFFIDEELRERYILDGIITLVDAAHADTHLAQTIAQAQIGFADRLLVSKRDLVDEEAFQALSSRLTRINRRAPIRIVEHGKIDLAELLDVRGFNLNADLGGGVTLRPLAPAGASADRISSLVLRSEKPLDIDKLSEFMNELLEDHGKQLLRYKGVLNIAGEPRRMVFQGVLKLYGFDWDTEWAEDEKRESVIVFIADELPEEKIRAAFGEMVGGNTNV; translated from the coding sequence ATGACTGTTGCGCAACCCATCCCCGTCACCGTATTGACCGGCTTTCTGGGAGCAGGCAAGACCACTCTGCTGCGTCATTTGCTCAAGGCCGAACACGGCCTGAAAATCGCGGTCATCGAAAACGAATTCAGTGATGCCGGCATTGATAGCCAGTTGCTTGGCACAGACCCCGTGCAAATCATGACGCTGTCCAACGGCTGCGTCTGCTGCACCATCCACACCGACCTGACCAAAGCCCTGTACCTGCTGCTGGAGCGACTGGACAGCGGTGAAATCGCCTTTGACCGACTGGTGATCGAATGCACCGGCCTTGCCGATCCGGCTCCCGTTGCGCAAACCTTCTTCATCGATGAAGAGCTGCGCGAGCGCTACATCCTCGACGGCATCATCACGCTGGTGGATGCTGCCCATGCCGACACCCACCTGGCCCAGACCATCGCCCAGGCACAAATCGGCTTTGCCGACCGTTTGCTGGTGAGCAAGCGCGATCTGGTGGACGAAGAAGCCTTCCAGGCTCTCTCGTCCCGCCTGACCCGTATCAACCGGCGCGCGCCGATTCGTATCGTTGAGCACGGCAAGATCGATTTGGCCGAATTGCTGGATGTCAGAGGCTTCAACCTCAACGCCGACCTCGGTGGCGGCGTCACCCTGCGCCCGCTTGCCCCGGCTGGCGCATCCGCCGACCGCATCTCAAGCCTGGTGCTGCGCAGTGAAAAACCGCTGGATATCGACAAGCTCAGCGAGTTCATGAACGAACTGCTCGAAGACCACGGCAAACAACTGCTGCGCTACAAAGGCGTACTCAATATCGCAGGCGAGCCACGGCGCATGGTGTTCCAGGGCGTGCTGAAGCTCTATGGCTTTGACTGGGATACCGAATGGGCAGAAGACGAAAAACGCGAAAGCGTGATCGTGTTCATTGCCGATGAATTGCCGGAAGAGAAGATTCGGGCGGCGTTTGGCGAGATGGTGGGGGGTAACACTAATGTGTGA
- the glyA gene encoding serine hydroxymethyltransferase, protein MFSRDLTLAKYDSDLFAAMEQEALRQEEHIELIASENYTSPAVMEAQGSVLTNKYAEGYPGKRYYGGCEYVDVVEQLAIDRAKELFGADYANVQPHAGSQANSAVYLALLQGGDTILGMSLAHGGHLTHGASVSSSGKLYNAVQYGIDANGMIDYDEVERLTVEHKPKMIVAGFSAYSQVLDFARFREIADKVGAYLFVDMAHVAGLVAAGVYPNPVPFADVVTTTTHKTLRGPRGGLILARANADIEKKLNSAVFPGAQGGPLEHVIAAKAVCFKEALQPEFKAYQQQVVKNAKAMAGVFIERGFDVVSGGTENHLFLLSLIKQDISGKDADAALGRAFITVNKNSVPNDPRSPFVTSGLRFGTPAVTTRGFKEAECKELAGWICDILADLNNEAVIDAVREKVKAICAKLPVYGA, encoded by the coding sequence ATGTTCAGCCGTGATTTGACTCTCGCGAAGTACGACTCCGATCTTTTTGCCGCCATGGAGCAAGAAGCCCTGCGCCAGGAAGAGCACATCGAACTGATTGCCTCGGAAAACTACACCAGCCCGGCTGTCATGGAGGCTCAGGGCTCGGTCCTGACCAACAAGTACGCCGAAGGCTATCCGGGCAAGCGCTACTACGGTGGCTGCGAGTACGTCGACGTCGTTGAACAACTGGCCATCGACCGCGCCAAGGAACTGTTCGGCGCTGATTACGCCAACGTACAGCCACACGCCGGTTCCCAGGCAAACTCCGCTGTTTACCTGGCTCTGCTGCAAGGCGGCGACACCATTCTGGGCATGAGCCTGGCTCATGGCGGTCACCTGACCCACGGCGCCAGCGTCAGCTCCTCGGGCAAACTGTACAACGCTGTTCAATACGGCATCGACGCCAATGGCATGATCGACTACGACGAAGTCGAGCGTCTGACCGTCGAGCACAAGCCAAAAATGATCGTGGCCGGTTTCTCTGCCTACTCGCAGGTTCTGGACTTCGCCCGTTTCCGCGAAATCGCTGACAAGGTCGGTGCTTACCTGTTCGTCGACATGGCCCACGTAGCCGGTCTGGTTGCCGCGGGTGTCTACCCGAACCCGGTTCCATTCGCTGACGTGGTCACCACCACGACCCACAAGACCCTGCGCGGTCCACGTGGCGGCCTGATCCTGGCTCGCGCCAATGCCGACATCGAGAAGAAGCTGAACTCGGCAGTATTCCCTGGCGCACAGGGCGGCCCGCTGGAGCACGTCATCGCGGCCAAGGCTGTCTGCTTCAAGGAAGCACTGCAACCGGAGTTCAAGGCCTACCAGCAACAAGTGGTCAAGAACGCCAAGGCCATGGCTGGCGTGTTCATCGAGCGCGGTTTCGACGTGGTTTCCGGCGGTACTGAAAACCACCTGTTCCTGCTGTCCCTGATCAAACAGGACATCTCCGGTAAAGACGCAGACGCTGCCCTGGGCCGCGCCTTCATCACCGTGAACAAGAACTCCGTCCCGAACGACCCACGCTCCCCGTTCGTCACCTCCGGCCTGCGCTTCGGCACCCCGGCAGTGACAACTCGCGGCTTCAAGGAAGCAGAGTGCAAGGAACTGGCTGGCTGGATCTGCGACATCCTGGCTGACCTGAACAACGAAGCGGTGATCGACGCCGTTCGCGAGAAGGTCAAAGCCATCTGCGCCAAGCTGCCGGTTTACGGCGCTTGA
- a CDS encoding MFS transporter, giving the protein MKIDSHIVISCMAVLTAQSGITLYLPSLPSIAESFHASPGFSALTLSAFLAGMGLPMLLWGRVAALLGGRATMIWALLLFSISSLGVALSADTAMFIICRTVQGAAAGGISVMARVLLRDNFSAQHLAKALSWLSICFVISLGLAQVAGALIHTAWGWRAVFFTSAALGFLLIFPVMRYAPSGMPDRRASSPGRKIYGTLIRDVQFMRPVLAGGLGYGVIILFGASAPALFQLHFNWTSMEYGWIGWPVSGAYMLGALSVSWLLSKRSEDQSLMFGLKLLASGALLMGAGQFLFPAAASSLWLPYCLLLVGQGIVYPLCQSLANQSASVSGPYAMALTGFIHQAMAACCGLIASVLPSGQPGPFTLVCIVLAILAWGIYTQGRVKVSS; this is encoded by the coding sequence ATGAAAATCGACAGCCATATCGTTATCTCATGTATGGCCGTGTTGACGGCACAGTCAGGTATAACGCTCTATCTTCCGTCCTTGCCCTCAATTGCCGAAAGTTTTCATGCCAGCCCCGGTTTTTCGGCGCTGACACTTTCGGCATTTCTGGCGGGGATGGGGTTGCCGATGTTGCTGTGGGGCAGAGTGGCGGCCTTGCTGGGGGGCAGGGCAACGATGATCTGGGCGCTTTTGCTGTTTTCTATCAGCAGCCTGGGGGTTGCGCTATCGGCCGACACTGCCATGTTCATTATCTGTCGCACTGTTCAAGGAGCGGCTGCCGGAGGTATTTCGGTCATGGCTCGTGTGTTGTTACGCGATAATTTCAGTGCGCAGCATTTGGCAAAGGCTCTGAGCTGGCTGTCGATCTGCTTTGTGATATCGCTGGGTTTGGCGCAAGTTGCAGGTGCGTTGATACATACAGCCTGGGGCTGGCGGGCCGTTTTTTTCACAAGTGCAGCTTTGGGCTTTTTATTGATTTTTCCTGTTATGCGATACGCCCCGAGTGGAATGCCTGATCGTCGGGCCTCAAGCCCAGGTCGAAAAATATACGGCACCCTCATTCGAGATGTTCAATTCATGCGGCCAGTATTGGCGGGTGGCTTGGGCTATGGCGTGATTATTCTTTTTGGAGCCAGTGCCCCAGCGCTCTTTCAGCTTCACTTCAACTGGACTTCCATGGAGTATGGCTGGATTGGGTGGCCAGTCAGCGGTGCCTATATGCTTGGCGCTTTGTCGGTCAGTTGGCTGCTTTCAAAGCGCAGCGAGGATCAGAGCCTGATGTTTGGGTTGAAGCTTCTGGCATCGGGGGCTTTGCTTATGGGGGCGGGGCAGTTCTTGTTTCCGGCGGCTGCTTCTTCTTTATGGCTACCTTACTGTTTGCTGCTTGTCGGTCAGGGCATCGTTTATCCGCTGTGCCAATCCCTTGCCAATCAGAGCGCATCCGTCAGCGGTCCCTATGCCATGGCATTGACCGGTTTTATCCATCAGGCGATGGCTGCCTGCTGTGGGTTGATAGCCAGTGTTTTACCCTCGGGCCAGCCAGGGCCATTCACGCTTGTCTGTATCGTGCTTGCAATTCTGGCATGGGGTATTTACACGCAGGGTCGCGTGAAGGTCTCCTCATAA